CAATGCTAGTTTCCTTTAGTTTGTTGGTCTTAAAGGCCAGGGATGCAGCAGCTATATTTACATCCTCCAGTTAGCATCCTTGTAGGTCAGCATCACTGCGTGCTTTCAGACCTGTGCATTTAGAAACCTAGTCAGATATGTTTGTCTGTACCGAGGCAGTGGGGAGCACCTTTTCTGTGACCCTCAGTATTTGCTTAGCAAGTTTCTGCTACTCTTGAGCCAACACCCTTAGGTTGCTCCTTCAGGGTGCTGTAGGCAGAGTCTGCCCCAGAAAGAAGTTGCGGTCCTTTGTCCTTCTTGATCTCATCCCCAGAGCCGAAAGGCCTCCACGAAGGGCACTTGCTTTCCCAGCTGATAGTGAACATAGCCTTATCCCACACATTTCTATTCAATCTTAAAGCATAAAAGGATTTATGTCAGTCCAATTAATGCACAACCCTCAACAGACCAGTTCTTAGGATTTCTGCTGCCCTTAGGCAAATCTGCTTCTGGCAAGTGGCTTTAATCTGACTGTTAGTATTGCTTCTGATGGGTAATCAAAGATGGTCTTATGCTAAATAGACCAACCTTGGACTCTTAACTCAGAGGGAGTTGTTGTGTGCCCCTCACTGAGTGGAATTCATTCTTGGTTGCTCTCTGATAAGAATGAGTAGGTTTACAGAGGTGCATCTCTCAGGCTGTCTCTGATGGTGATGACTTCAATCATCCTGAAGGGAAGCCATGGACTCCCTTCACAGCCAGTCCCTGTAGAAGACAGCTGTGGAAAtggctttgtttgtttcatttccaGTGTGATAAAGGGGGCTCGAAGGGAGACATACACAGGAACACTCTGAGTTTCATCCTCTGCTAAATTCTTTGGCTCGGTTCAGGGGTGGGACACTCTGACATGTAAAGTCcttgttaaaagaaaaagaccCCTCCAGGCAGGGATCACAGCATTGATGGGAAAGGCCCATCGGGCTGCATATCCCATGTCTGGCTCCCTCCTGGGTACCTGCCAAAAGGCCAAGTGCACACGCTTTACTCAAATTCGGGGCAGTTTTGCACATGTCTGCTAGTGCGGGGCCAGCTGTCTTCATGTTCTGGGTGACCACATGTACACTGGAGTATATCTCTCACTCTCAGTATTCTCTACCCTGATGGCTTTGCCTTGAGGTCAGGAAATGCTAACTTGCTTGAAATTGTAGCCTGTTCTGTCTTGGGTCCTCAGGCACCCATCACTCCTCTTACGTGCAAGGCAAATGTGGCTGCCGTGACAATGGGATGGCCATACCTCTTTGAAGGACATAGATGATGGATGTTCCATGCAGGGGCGACTAGTTTGGCGAGAGAGGCTGCAATGGGTGGAGTACagagctttctctcttccttgggAGGTTTTGTTCTTTCAGCATCGCACAGAGAGAGTAGGAAGCTGTCCAATCAAGGTCCAGGCTCAGCCTCCCTGTTCTGTGTTCTCATCTGCAAAGAGCAGGGGCAACACCCTTGGTATATGCTGCTTACTGGGTTTAATGAGACGGTCCATGCCAAGCGCTGACACCATTCCACCCATTCGTTTCTCAGCATGTTATTTTGGAAGGGCTGAAACCTCAGGAACATTGAAAAGAAAGGACAATAGATGCCCATTCAGTAGATGCCCACATGCTTGCTTTATTAGTTTCCTCAGGCTGCCATGATAGACTGCCTCAGCCTGCCAGCTTCACAACAGAGGTATTTTCTCACAGTGTCGGCTGCTGGCAGTTCAGGTCGAGGTGTTGTAGGGCTGGTTTCTGGTGAGGCCTCTCCTTCTGGCTTGCAGAAAACATCTTCTCACTATGACCTCATGTGGCCCTCCCCTCTATATATGCACCCCTGCTGTCCCTGTTCCTGTACATAAGGACACCAGCCCTCCTGGATTAGGCACCCACCCCATGATCTCATTTAACTTTCCTTCCTAATCCCCAAATAGTCATACTGGAGCCTAGGGCATCAACACAGATTTGAGGGAACATATAGGTCAGCACATATTTCTGGGGGTTTGTAAGTGGTGTatatgctatgtgtgtgtgtatatgtttgaatGTGCTCGCCATGTGAGCATGAAGGGTAGAGGTTGGTGTTGAGTCTTTTTCTATTGCTTTccactttatttctttaattttaatttattttaaattaaaataagataatcGAAGAAGCATCAGATAATTATATCTTGTcagacacaataaaaacaaagcaaagctgaCACTCCAAATCATTACAAAACTTGTATTTCTGACTCTCTTCCAGACAATGATGTGACTGGAGACAGGACAGGACCCACCTTATTTTGGGGGGACCAGGTCTCTCATTGGACTTGGAACTGCTGTTTTccctagactggctggccagtgaacccccGAGAGCTGCATGATTCTTAGCTGtctgctggggctggggctgcacTACAACACTCAGCtcctgtgtgggttctggagatccaaagtcaggtcctcacacttgcttAGCAAGCAAGCTCCGCACTGAGCCATTGCCCAGCCCCAGTCCTATACGTTTTGATAAGAATACACTCCATCTTTCCACCCTGTGGGTCCTGCATGGGTGAGAATGCATGTGCTGCCTTGTATGGGACATCTCCTACTGGATATGGAGAGTAGAAACCTTCCACTGAATACAATGGGTCTataggtgtgtgcgtgtgtgcatgtagtaGTTAGCAAAGGTTCTATAAGCTTGCTTTGCTATTTGTTCCTTAAAACAATGACTTTTTAGAACTCTAGATAGAActggagggatagctcagcagttaaatgtGCAtgctctcttgcagaggacccgaggtCAGTTCCCtacacccatgtcaggtggctcactaccacctACAACtttagctccagggaatccaacaagcctctgcctctgtgagCACTACACACACGCACTTACCTGCCCATACACGTAACTAAaagtaaaatgattaaaaattcaAAGCTGAAGAAAAACTTTATTTCTGTTAACTTTGCCTTAAGTAACTTCTCTCCATGccagaaaaatatttaatcataCTACATACATAGAATCATagctataaacaaaataaaataaaataaaataaaataaaataaaataaaacaaaacgtaCCCTAGAGAAAGAGTATTGGAAACCCGGAAGTGGGGTGACTAGACTATTGCAAGTAGAAAGCATATAAGGTGTTTTCATAATTCTGTACCAGTCATTACattgtttataaaattaaaatgcatctgggtgtggtgataatacatctgtaatcccagtacttgggagggaaaggcaggaagatcagaaatttaagATCAGTCTTAGATATCGAGTTTCAGCACCCCTggactatatgagaccctgtctcaaaaccataaaaatcaaacaaaagtgCACTTAAATTAATTGAGAATTGAGCAGCATAGCATATTCAAACGTGGCATGCAGCAAATTATATCACATTAACTGGGGGGTTGGTAAGTGGTCACAATGCCCTGATTCTGAGCCAAGTTCTTCTCAGTTCTCTGAGTGTGTCATAGTAGGTGCTTTCTCACACATTGCCTAGGTAAGCACGGTGTGAAGGTATTTCAGCCCTCAGTGGAGAGATTCCATTCAAGTGGTGGGTGATTTGGGGGTTATGCTTCACTGTATCACCAATAAATTATGGAGAACTAACGATATTCAAGAATAGTCCTCACCAGGTGTGCTTgggggcaggaggcaggcagatggatctctctgagtttgaggtcagcctggtctacaaagcaagttccagaacagccaggactacatattgagactctaacaaacaaacagtatAACCTTCAACTTCCAGTCACAGCTTTTCTAACTTATGCCTTTCCCCCAAATACCAAAGGATTCCAGAACTTGTTGACCTTTgtcactgcctgcctgcctgtctgtctgtctgtctattaaaAATCTCCCTGGGAAGTTGAagaaagtgcttgcctggcaagaATGAGGGCTGAGTTAAGTCCCCAGAATGCACATTCAAAACACAACTGGATTGTGGTGTATGcttatacatgcacatgcacacgcacatgcacacgtgcacatgaaAGGGAATTTCctacattaaaaaatgttttcaatgaaTTTCCATATTTCCCTGCTCGCTATTGACCTGCATGAAAAGCCCCACACCCGGACGGTTGAGACTTCCTGTAATGGTTTTCGAAGAAGCAAGGGCATGTATAATGATTACGGAAGGAGCTGCATGGGGTCAGTATGGTTTTGGTGGAGGCGCCTGTTAGCCTTCCGGTGGGGGTCAGATTGGGGCCATTCTGCCTGGATGTGCCTCTATGCGTGGCATCTTGTGAGAACCAATGAAACGATCCATGTTTTCATTGTTGGCAGCACTGGGCTAGGAGGCTCCTGCTCTGCTTCTGAAAGTGTTGCCAGCCTGGACCCGTGCACTGTGTCTCCAGAGGTGGCTGAGCAAGGGGAGCACCCCCAGGAAGCCAGAGGCCCAGAAGGTTCTCCACTGCCCAGATCATCTCTGCCCTGGGAACAGCCGTGCCCCTCAGCCTCCATGCCCTTCACAGAGGGCCCCTCAGAAGGTTGCTTGGCCAGCTCAGAAGCAGAAGCTCCTGAAGACAGCACCCTGACAAATCACCTTAGGATGGAACCCTCCCCCAACATCCCAGGGAACATCTTACCGACATCCACTCCTGAAGTAGATGGCCCCACACAGCACTCAATGGCTGCCAGAACCCCTAGTGCTGAAGGAGACAAAGAGCTGAAGGAAGAGGGACCAAATTCATCCTCCAATCGCACTGGCCAATTGCCAGGAATTTCCCTAGTTCCTCTCCAGGAGCCAAGGACAGAGCTGCTGTCTGGAGAGGGCACTGGGCCTCGTGACTTTGAGTTCCAAAGGAAAGAGGATATGGATGACTGTCCCTCCCCAGAGTCAGCAACCAAAGCCCCTGCTGCCACTCAGCCAGGGATGCAAAACTCAGCTGACCTTGAGTCTCCCCCAAAACTTGAGACTATGGTCCCACAAGATTCAGTCCTAAGATcatcagacagagaaagagatggagtGGAGGTGCTACCTACGTGTTCAGCCAAGAATTTGGAATTTCTCGAAGGCTGCCATCCCTCTAAAAGCAACTCCAGAGCTATCCCTGGATCAGGGACAAGCACTGCCTCCCAGGAAAGCTGCCAGCAGAAAGTGGAAATGCATCTGCCATATGCAGAACTGCCCTCAGGCCCACCAGGTCTTACCACAGCACCAGCAAACAGTGGCTCCTGGAAAGAGACTCTGGACACCAGCGATGCTCAGAGGCAACCACAGACAGGGACATCGGGAACTGAGCTCCAGCAAGTTGTCTGTGTGGCAGCAGCCAGCCAGCTGAATGGGAgcttccttctgagtgctgaggctCCTCTCTTCACTAGAACAGAGGAAACTTCAAGCTCAGCTTCAAGTCCCACTGCACACGCAGCTGCTTGGAATTCGGTTGCCTCAGAAGAATCCACAGAGACTGTTTCTGAGACAAAGATGTCAGTTTCTGCAGATCTGGCTGCCACAGAACAGATGGATACAGGGGTGGCAGAACGGAAGCCAACATCAGATCTTAGAAAAACGCAAGAACAACCAGAAGGTAGCCTCCAGCAGGTTCCTGCACCTTTCTTGCAGGGGCAAAATGATACAGTCCAACAAGGGCTGttgctgccaactttctcccatGGCATTTCAAATGAAAGTTCAGTGGAACCAACTGATGGTCCCAAGGCCCCCAAGAATACTCAAAATAGAGTTGTGGCTAGAGAGGAAAGCAGATCACATGGAGACAACCTTGAGGGacagcaagaagccaccagagCCCTTGCTGGTGCAGAGCCTGGGAACCATGATGAAGAGAAGTCTCAAGCCTTTCACAGCAAGCCCCATCTGGAGACCAAGAAAGGTGAGGTTTCAAAGGCACACAGTAATACAGAGAACAAAATCGTTCCCAGCTCAGACTCAACACAGCCACTTAGACAGGAGGTTGCTGGCCACAGGGATGGGTCCCACTCTGGATCAGCAGAGGTAGTGGGGCAGGTGGTTGCTGAATCCCATGTGACTGACACAGCTACCTCACTGCACAAACTCCATGAGGAGGACCCCATCCTGTCCTCAGCATCAGATGGCACTGGTGAGCACTTTCTTCCCCAAGAAGCCATCTGGGAAAGTTCAAGATCTCAGACCAAAAGCCCAGTCATGCTTCAGGACAGGGGAGGATTGGAAGCAATAGAGTCACTTCCTGCTTTAGAATCTGAGAAAGGAGATTTCCTGCCTGCTACAGCTGCGGAGGAGGTACCCaaagctggggagatggaggATATATTGGAAGTAAAGAAGAGCCACTCACCCTTTCATCCGCCTTTCAGCTGTGATGGGGAAGGCTTGCTGATGTCCCCAGGCCAACCTTGTGGGGTGGAGAAGGTTGAACCTGGACAGGAAGTCCATGCTGATGCGTCATCTCCCCGCAATGGGAAAGACTCAACAATAGGCCATGGACTTGCTGTGCTCAGTCTGGAACAAGACTGTCAGAGAAAACTGTCTTGCCCAGAGGACAGTCTCCCACCATCTCCAAAGAACCGTCTCCAGCCATCTCAACTAGACCCAGAAGCGTCCATCTCTGCTATTCTCTGTGACAAGAACCAACCACCTACAAATGGGCAAAAGGCTTGTCAAAGTGACCCAGGTCTGAAGAAGCAGAGTACAGATCCTTCCTCAATCCTGGTACCTGAGGAAAGGAAGCCTTGGGCAGATGTGAGCTTGTCCACTCAAGGAGGAAACGAGCAGGGGTCAGAGCTTCCCTCCAAAGGCAGCCCATGCAATACTCCAAGTTCATCACCCAAGGATAAAGTTCTGGAAGGAGCACCACCGTCAGAGATGTCAGAACTGTCAACCCCACTGGGACAAGAGTCGCCTGCACTAGGGGGAAATGAGCAAGAGGGCACAGGCAGCAGTAGTCAGCTCTCAGAGATCCCGCCTCCTGCAGCAGCCACCGCTCTTACAGAAAACTTGGGTGGGAAGGATAGTCTCTCTACTGGGCAGGGGCTGAGCAAGTCCCAACAGGAGCTGGATGATGCTTTGCAAATAGGCAGCCTGCGTGAAGAAGCACGTTGTGGGGACTCGGGCCTTTCTGAAGCCGGTGACGTACTGCCTCCGCCTCTGGGCTTGGataagacagagacagcaagtaGAAACAGAGTGGAGGCCCTGCCCTGTCCACCTGACTCAGTAGCTCTCCTGGATACAGCACACTACTCTCCAGACCCAGTGCCTACCAATCCCAGAGTCACACTCACCCAGGATGCCCTAGAGAGCGAGGCCTGTGATGAGGGCCAGAAAGAGTCGGCCCCACAGCTGGAAATGGAGCAGCCGGCCCCCTTGGGTACAGAAGCACAGAGTCCTCTTGGAAGTTTCCAGAAAGCAGAGGAACGAGATGGTAAAGGTGGATCTGCCGAAGTGAACGTCGATGCCAGTGAAGGAGACCCCGGGATGCAGCAGGCTTCAGAGGCACCAGAACCTGCTCTGAGTAGTGGCTTCCTTCAGGCTGACCAGAGCCTCGCCTCCACCCTGAGTGAGCCACGCCAACTTGTGCAGCTTGAGCCCAGCTGCGGGGATGCCTTGCTGCCAGCTGGAGAAACAGACGGGATGCCCAGAAGTTCTGTGGACGTTCTGACACAGCACACTGTTTCAGGCCCACAGAGCCTTCTGCCGGCTGAACCACCTGACACCCCTTACCTGCATATCAATAGTGCTGCCAGGAAGGATGCAGAAGATGGAAGCACGAGAGGAGCCGTTTCCTCTGAGGACCCCGGAGCACCTCATGAAAGTCCTGTAAAGGAGCCTCCACCTGCTTTGGAAAATGACACCCTTGAAAAGACACCTGCTGTCTCCTTCACCACAGTCTTGCAACCAGGAACTGCAGATGGGGACATCTCTGCAGCGGGGGATGGTAATAGTATCGGTATCCCCCAAGCTGGAACCACTGAGGGGCACGTGAGTTTCATGCCCTACCTGGACAGGATGCCTCTCCCGGTCAGAGACGAGCAGATGGCAAGGGAGATGCATGTGGCTGCTGCTCCAGAAGCAAATGCCAGGCCCTCTGAGATCGCAGCATGCCCTGCCAGTGAGGAtgcagcaggagagagagaggggaacagGGAGAGGCCAGTAGAACTTACCCCAGATCTGAGGGTTGTTGCATCAGGTAGCGAGGGTGCAAGCTCCAAGCAGACCAGCATAATAGCGGGGCTTCCTGATTTTAGGGAGCATATCACCAAGATCTTTGAGCAGTCTGTGCTTGGAGCCCTGGCTGCTGACCGGCCCCATAGTAAAAAGTCAGGAGTTCCAAGGAATGTGCTGTTTGAGGGTCCTGATGTCTCACTGAACTCAGAGAAGCTTCTAGATGGGGCACAAGGAGTGGCTGCTGCCCTTCTCCCTGTACCTCCTGCAGGACTCCAGGTTGAGAAGAAGCAAGAGTCAGCTGTTGAGGCTGAGAGTTCTCATCAAGTACCCCAGGATCCAGCATCAGAGAAGATGATGGGTCTGGTGGGGACAGCCTTGGAGGAGAGCAGGCCAGGTGCCAGTGTTGAAGGAGAGAGGACTGGAGAGCCTGTTCAGGGAACTCAGGCTCACTCACAGCAGGCAAGAAGCAGGCAGGAATTAACAGTGGGCCTTCCCTCTTCTGCAGCTGTTCAGGGGCTACCAGCAGAAAGAGCCCCTGACTTCCCTGTGGCTCCCCAGAGCCATGCAGATGTAGATGAGGCTTCTGCTCAAGGTGACAAAAGCCATTCCATAAAAGAGCACCTGGAAACATTGCCCAGCAACGGTCAACAAAGAGAAGATGGTACCTGGGACCCTACTCACACCAAGGGTCTAACTAATCTATCAGGATCCCCCTGTGCCCTGAATGGCTCTTCTCATGGAAGTGTTTTGAATGTGCCTGAACCTATCAGTGAGCCCTTGATCCCTTCCACACTTGAGGGTGACAGACAGATTGAAGCTGCTGTCAGTACTGCAAACATGCAAAATATGCTGGGCAACCAGGATGCCCCCAAAATGCTGGCTGGAGGAGTGTTGACTACTCCCCTGGATCCCAGCAAAATGGCAAGAGCTGctgaggaagcagaaggtgaTGTCACACCAAGCAGGGCTGAGACGTGGGCATGTGCGTCTGGTGACCTCCTTGAAACAGGTACTACAAGGATGCTTCCCGGTGTGGCAGGTAACTCAGCACATCCTGGGAGCTTTCAGGACTCAGGATGTTCTAACAGGGCTCAGGTGATGGAGGAGGATGCAGCCACCCTTCAAGGGGACAGCCAGGTTGAAGACCAGCAAGCCAAGCAACAGCTGGGCCCTCAGCTCCCTACTCCTGTAGGGCATGGGAAGCCGAGTATCTCTTCTCCTCCAGAGCCTGATGAGAGCAAAGATGAAAAGCTGCACCTGGTGGCTCCAGAAGAACTCCTCAGTGACAGGTACATGGGTGCAATGCCTATAGGTTCAGATCCAGTATGATCCCTACTCTCATGCTAAGTGAATCAAACTGACGGGAAATTTTCAGGAGGCCCAGTTTCCTGTATGGGAAGGGTTAAGTGGCCCCATTTACCCTCTCTGGATTGCTAGGATTTTGAAAAGGGGCGCATGTGCGGGCGCGGTGGGGGGGATGGTGTTTGGAGGCATGGGAGCTATTTGGATGACACGTCTTTCCTTGTGCTAATTCATCTGAAACCACTGGAAAAGCGTGAAGCGTTGACTGGCTGTGCGTGATTGGGTGATAGGCTGCAGGCAGTCATGTTTTCTGGAGTTCAGACACAGCTGCTTTCAAATGTGGAATCGTTTTAGGTGCAAGGGCCCTATGTGATTCAAAGCAGCAGCTCCTAGCTCCTGGCTGCCTAaagcttccttctcttcttcctaaaGATATTGGTGTAGTGGCCGTTGAGTCTTTATTGGGGACTGTACTTTTTAACATAGGATTTTGGCTCTCTCCAAGTATCTGATCCTAGCAACCACTTTTTTTCCTTGTCTCAGAAAGAGCCCAGGGCCTGGCCCGGCCACTTTACCTTCAGTTCCTGAGGCATGCGTTCCGAAAGGCTttccagcagaggccagagatctgggaggagtaGAAAGGTCAGTGACACAAAACCCGTGGCA
This Mus musculus strain C57BL/6J chromosome 7, GRCm38.p6 C57BL/6J DNA region includes the following protein-coding sequences:
- the Tacc2 gene encoding transforming acidic coiled-coil-containing protein 2 isoform X8 — protein: MGNENSTSDHQEDAASRNTILWPPSPDPPQRTSSVQSPRSLQPPGKSQSLQKQQGDLPGSCAGSTGLGGSCSASESVASLDPCTVSPEVAEQGEHPQEARGPEGSPLPRSSLPWEQPCPSASMPFTEGPSEGCLASSEAEAPEDSTLTNHLRMEPSPNIPGNILPTSTPEVDGPTQHSMAARTPSAEGDKELKEEGPNSSSNRTGQLPGISLVPLQEPRTELLSGEGTGPRDFEFQRKEDMDDCPSPESATKAPAATQPGMQNSADLESPPKLETMVPQDSVLRSSDRERDGVEVLPTCSAKNLEFLEGCHPSKSNSRAIPGSGTSTASQESCQQKVEMHLPYAELPSGPPGLTTAPANSGSWKETLDTSDAQRQPQTGTSGTELQQVVCVAAASQLNGSFLLSAEAPLFTRTEETSSSASSPTAHAAAWNSVASEESTETVSETKMSVSADLAATEQMDTGVAERKPTSDLRKTQEQPEGSLQQVPAPFLQGQNDTVQQGLLLPTFSHGISNESSVEPTDGPKAPKNTQNRVVAREESRSHGDNLEGQQEATRALAGAEPGNHDEEKSQAFHSKPHLETKKGEVSKAHSNTENKIVPSSDSTQPLRQEVAGHRDGSHSGSAEVVGQVVAESHVTDTATSLHKLHEEDPILSSASDGTGEHFLPQEAIWESSRSQTKSPVMLQDRGGLEAIESLPALESEKGDFLPATAAEEVPKAGEMEDILEVKKSHSPFHPPFSCDGEGLLMSPGQPCGVEKVEPGQEVHADASSPRNGKDSTIGHGLAVLSLEQDCQRKLSCPEDSLPPSPKNRLQPSQLDPEASISAILCDKNQPPTNGQKACQSDPGLKKQSTDPSSILVPEERKPWADVSLSTQGGNEQGSELPSKGSPCNTPSSSPKDKVLEGAPPSEMSELSTPLGQESPALGGNEQEGTGSSSQLSEIPPPAAATALTENLGGKDSLSTGQGLSKSQQELDDALQIGSLREEARCGDSGLSEAGDVLPPPLGLDKTETASRNRVEALPCPPDSVALLDTAHYSPDPVPTNPRVTLTQDALESEACDEGQKESAPQLEMEQPAPLGTEAQSPLGSFQKAEERDGKGGSAEVNVDASEGDPGMQQASEAPEPALSSGFLQADQSLASTLSEPRQLVQLEPSCGDALLPAGETDGMPRSSVDVLTQHTVSGPQSLLPAEPPDTPYLHINSAARKDAEDGSTRGAVSSEDPGAPHESPVKEPPPALENDTLEKTPAVSFTTVLQPGTADGDISAAGDGNSIGIPQAGTTEGHVSFMPYLDRMPLPVRDEQMAREMHVAAAPEANARPSEIAACPASEDAAGEREGNRERPVELTPDLRVVASGSEGASSKQTSIIAGLPDFREHITKIFEQSVLGALAADRPHSKKSGVPRNVLFEGPDVSLNSEKLLDGAQGVAAALLPVPPAGLQVEKKQESAVEAESSHQVPQDPASEKMMGLVGTALEESRPGASVEGERTGEPVQGTQAHSQQARSRQELTVGLPSSAAVQGLPAERAPDFPVAPQSHADVDEASAQGDKSHSIKEHLETLPSNGQQREDGTWDPTHTKGLTNLSGSPCALNGSSHGSVLNVPEPISEPLIPSTLEGDRQIEAAVSTANMQNMLGNQDAPKMLAGGVLTTPLDPSKMARAAEEAEGDVTPSRAETWACASGDLLETGTTRMLPGVAGNSAHPGSFQDSGCSNRAQVMEEDAATLQGDSQVEDQQAKQQLGPQLPTPVGHGKPSISSPPEPDESKDEKLHLVAPEELLSDRKSPGPGPATLPSVPEACVPKGFPAEARDLGGVESIPGTDDVIQPAAPVDPGHPPLADSSHHGDAVSSVSTHLTVQSASPSAARASPAPLAPEHTASAPSAAGPGVEVTPTASPQHLAKNEPRSSDSEEAFETPESTTPVKAPPAPPPPPPEVTPEPEVIDPPAPEEPGCISEPPVVVPDGPRSSESVEGSPFRPSHSSSAVFDEDKPIASSGTYNLDFDSIELVDNFQSLEPCSADSKGQECKVSTRRKSTESVPPSKSTLSRSLSLQASDFDGASCPGSPEAGTLTTDACGTGSNSASSTLKRTKKTRPPSLKKKQATKKPTETPPVKETQQEPGEESPVPSEEHLAPETKTESATPEGAGCTLSDDTPLESPAVPTATCPLTLESAEDVSPLVSGGGRVQNSPPVGRKSVPLTTASEAVEVTLSDSGGQEDLPAKGLSVRLEFDYSEDKGSWESQQENAPPTKKIGKKPVAKMPLRRPKMKKTPEKLDNTPASPPRSPTEPSDTPIAKGTYTFDIDKWDDPNFNPFSSTSKMQESPKLSQQSYNFDPDACEESLDPFKASSKTPSSPSKSPASFEIPASTTEADGDGLNKPAKKKKTPLKTDTFRVKKSPKRSPLSDPPSQDPTPAATPEAPSAISTVVHATDEEKLAVTSQKWTCMTVDLDADKQDFPQPSDLSNFVNETKFNSPSEELDYRNSYEIEYMEKLGSSLPQDDDTPKKQALYLMFDTPQESPVKSPPVRMSDSPTPCSGSSFEDTEALVNAATKLQHPVARGLPSSQEPLLQVPEKPSQKELEAMALGTPAEAIEITAPEGAFASADTLLSRLAHPASLCGALGYLEPDLAEKNPPVFAQKLQEELEFAVMRIEALKLARQIALASRSRQDTKREAAHPPDVSISKTALYSRIGSTEVEKPPGLLFQQPDLDSALQVARAEVIAKEREVSEWRDKYEESRREVVEMRKIVAEYEKTIAQMIEDEQREKSISHQTVQQLVLEKEQALADLNSVEKSLADLFRRYEKMKEVLEGFRKNEEVLKKCAQEYLSRVKKEEQRYQALKVHAEEKLDRANAEIAQVRGKAQQEQAAYQASLRKEQLRVDALERTLEQKNKEIEELTKICDELIAKMGKS